The genomic DNA GAACTACAACAAATAACAGACAAAGCCATTATATATTTTTCATAGTAAAACATCCATTATTTTCTTTTTACACTATCAATATATTATTTTTCGTTATCGTCCTCTTTTTTAGAACGTCTACCTAAGAAGAACACAAGAACTAATAATATAATTACCAGTAGTACTCCGCCGATAATGTAATATAGCGTGTAGTCTTTTTTCGCTTCTACCGCTGTATCATTTAACTTATCGGCTGTCTTTCCTTCAATTGTAAATTTCTTCGTCCATTCCCACTTTTGATCGCCATCAGTGGCTTTCACTTCTACTCGGTACATTCCTGGATCAAACGCTTTGTTTTCCCAGCTAATAGCGTAATCAAAGTTTGAGTTTGGCGCCATTCTTAAATTTTCTTTTTTCGCTTCAAATAAAACGTCTGTACCTTTTTCTTTATATACCTTTGCATCAACACTTAAATTTTTTAACATTGCTGGCTTTACGTTTTGTAAATTTGCAGTAACAACGTTACGCCCGTTAATTTGTGTTGGCTTTACTTCGTTTAATTTCATGTCTGGTTTTACTTCAGCATCCGTCTCTTTTAAAACAACGCCAATTGCGTATGCATATTTATTTTCAATTTGCACACCTTCATCTTTTTTCTTTGCATTCTCATCTTCTTTTTCTTTAAAGTATAAACCACCTAAAATAACACCATCAAACGACTCACTTGGCATTTCCAAGTTTATATCAACTGTCACTATGCTGTTAGCTGGGACTTTCGTTTCTTTTGGCATTTTAGCAATTTTAGAAAACGGATATTTCAAAGTAGAATCCGTTTTTGGTTCTACTGTACTATAATCTGTAATACCATTGCTATTCGTAATTGCTGTATTAGCAAACGATTCTACCACAACTTCTTTATTCGTATCATTTTTCATTTGGACTTGAATTGTTTGCTTTTGTCCAGGTTGCATTTTCAAATCAAAATACGTTTGATTTTTATCAATTTGATTTTCTGGTATAACTGCTGTCACAGCGAATTTCATTTCAGCCGCATATACTGAAAAAGCGTTTACCATGAAGAATGTAATTAATAGTAAGCTAGTAAATAGTTTTTTTACCATCTCTTATGTAGTCCCCTTCATATCCATTTTATAGACAAGAAAGAGATAAGGTTAAAGCCATTCCCTTATCTCTTCTCATTTTCCTCTTTTATCTTAAAATTCCTCTTACTTACATAGGAGCGTCTGTTAGTTCCCAAGTTAGTGAAGTTGTGTATTGTGTTTGTTCTTTTTTCGTTTTACCTGGTACAGATAACTCTACGCTTTGTTTCGC from Bacillus cereus G9842 includes the following:
- a CDS encoding DUF916 and DUF3324 domain-containing protein, producing the protein MVKKLFTSLLLITFFMVNAFSVYAAEMKFAVTAVIPENQIDKNQTYFDLKMQPGQKQTIQVQMKNDTNKEVVVESFANTAITNSNGITDYSTVEPKTDSTLKYPFSKIAKMPKETKVPANSIVTVDINLEMPSESFDGVILGGLYFKEKEDENAKKKDEGVQIENKYAYAIGVVLKETDAEVKPDMKLNEVKPTQINGRNVVTANLQNVKPAMLKNLSVDAKVYKEKGTDVLFEAKKENLRMAPNSNFDYAISWENKAFDPGMYRVEVKATDGDQKWEWTKKFTIEGKTADKLNDTAVEAKKDYTLYYIIGGVLLVIILLVLVFFLGRRSKKEDDNEK